The genomic interval aaaaaacactaatcaTGATAACTGACACAATAGTTGCGCATTCTTTGCGAGTGGACGATCACACGAATGTTTATGAATAAGACCCACCTcgctgttgggatacgcgtaggctacgatagcataaatcaaaattttctatcgcgtaaccaggaaccatgcaaatattagatcatagatcgttaccactcgacgcgctgcgcagcggaagaaaacgctgagaagtcgaaggaactctcgcgaagtagcgcgcgtcgatgtagaggaagtagtcgattgcatcggctcgaccttctcctcctcgtgcgttcttctcgccgtactcccacgccgatcagcacagcataccagcggcgcctctaccggtatccacacgtacagggacgaaACGCCAcgtgcagatgtgctagcacccgcgcgcggctagggttttgctcggggagggaagtgacgactagggtttctcacgtgatgcaatatctccgccggtcacacctctcacgaatatataggatccatcactcggtaCTCCAAGGcacgtaggactcctattcggatccctatccgaattaagcttatattggatctccatccaatccccttattccggcccattaagcgtgcgaccctgtaggttcatgtatactCGGTTCTAACccaaaactccttttcggtccacacgtcaacagcggcccctagcagaacgtattgacccaccgggcatatataaagatcatatcggctgaacctctagtgtatacttgtatgaacccctttgcatcacgatatcgattaagctcaaggctagatatgtgccatcctctaatagcttaatcattcactcgaacctgttaatagattatataacttgtgattgactcctcaatcatctttgacatggccatgcacttccataatctacaacatcgaggggctcagagatatctctccataggaggggcaaatcccatcttgattattcatatcccactacacgtttcatagcatacccgaaaactacttttataactatccaattacggagtagcgtttagcagtccctaagtaagctactacacatgttgagaactatgataatctcaggtctaaggattcaacaccaacactaaatgagatcactgatgacacaataCATATGGCTATTgtagtgtctcatgttgggtctatccaacaacatattcaccaacatgtgtccacattattaatttggtatctctataccatgatcatcaattaatacatgtgctgatcatctaaacatatttgtttcacatatgatatttgatcagggattatttagaaatagcaacacataacataaagagtctcttgaaagaatcacatattcattaaccaataatgagtttatctattttaagaaacaaagtcgaataaatatgtaaatatagtgTGTGAtataatcatctctatgattgcttCTAGGGCATATGACTAACACTCGCATCCACGGCATCCCTGACCTTCTGTGCAagttcctcctctccctcgatCTCCTTCCCTACCCTACACTGTTTGCAATATACACATCCTTTTTTACCGAGAGCAAAGTCCTGTCACCACGCGGGGTGTTACCGCTAAACTTGTTAAGGCAGTAGCAATACAACTCCTCATTTGCTGGATCTCACTAGCCAACTAGGCCCAAGTTCTTAGAAGGACACAAGTGTCACAGTGATATATGATAAGCATGATTTGAGAACCGGGGGTTAGGCAACTAGTTACAAGGACATGacctccactttttttttttggttagatAATGGATACGAATCCGGCCTCTACATGACCTCTACTTAATGGCCGAATGCCTCTATCCATCTTGTAAAACCTTGTTTCGCGAGAAAGGGTGTCCCATTTTTGCTCTGCATTCCTCACTAGGCATGGAATCTACGCCCAGGCCGAACACCACACACATACCGTAAAAAGCCCTTAGTGTCTTTTTGCGGCATGCATCAGAAGCGCTAAGAGGTAGAACCGCTACTAATATACAACACATAACATATATTTCATATATCCTAAAATAGAtatctatcctaaaatataactttCGAGGAGTGTTTTGGGGGTTAATGATAGGATAAAAGGTCTAAAATATCCTTTATTAATACATGATGAAGTGATGAAAATTAACAATAATATTGGTGTGGTGCGGGTCTCAAGGATTGGTGGGGTGATAGGTCCCACCAAGGATAGTATGGGAAGTAATAGGGTAAAAATCACCTTTTAAATATTCTAGATAGTTATATTTTAGACAAAAATAAAACCTATATGTAATATTTTGAGATCAAGAAGTAAAGATCATTAGCATCAATAGTGAGCCGATAAAGGGTTTATTCAACTAGGGCTGCTAGCATTAGTAGCGACCCAAAATAGggtattctggaaaaaaaataccaggGTCTCTATAAAACAATTGCTtgagagtttattttttttctagcggtacaataacaataatattttttcgACATGATCACTCAACGCCGCCTTCGATCCTGAcaattccttctctcttcttttgctAAAGTCGATTCGACCAAAGAAGACATTTGTGCCACAATTCCGTTAAGATAAGATGAGGATATAGAGAtatcgatttttcttttttttaatctatatacttcttccgtttcacaatgtaagtcattttatcattttccacgtttatattgatgctaatgaatctagacatctaataaatctagacatcaatataaatatgaaaaatgctaaaatgacttacattgtaaaacggagagagtataatgTAACTGAGTTTTAGTTGGAACGAATCAAACTCACTACGATGATGGGCTGGCATGTATGATTTGACACGACTCCGTCGGCGAGACAGACTTGCACGAGACCTACTTCGCCGCAGATCCGGAGCGAGCTGGCATGGGCGGAGAGCGAAATAGGCTGGTGCTGGCATGAGAAAAATTAGGACGAGTGAAACTAATGCTTTTACGGATGAcgatggatgaaaaaaaaactacggaagccttacatattttttctagagtaaagtccatcaccgatctctaaacttgtaccgctgtgtcatctcggtccctaaactcgcaaatcgaccgttcaggtccttaaacttgttcgATTGTGTTATCCCGATCCCAAAACTTGAAGATCACttgtttaggtcctccaacttgttcagttgtgtctcctcggtccctaaacttggatttgaatatcatctgggtcaaataggacggtctaaagactttatatttaaaagtaattcataactttttcatctGAACTGTAATGAAGACAaaatttatatcaaacttgtagccctcgacatgatctacaactttgtagttgaatttttttttattttaagtcattttttgtcctaaAATGTAATTTCAAAATtgataaacatgcaacaatattttgggaccctaaaaagttttaattcaaaaacttttcaactacaaagttgtaggtcgcgtcgagggctataattttgatataaagtttgtcttcattagagttcacatgaaaaagttatgaattattttttgatataaagtttttagaccgtcctgtttagggaccggggtgacacaactgaacaagttgcaggacctaaacgagtgatctacaagtttagggaccgggatgacacagtcgaacaagtttaaggacctgaACGGTCAATTTGCGAATTTAGGGACcaggatgacacagcggtacaagtttagggaccggtgatggactttactcttttttctaattattaGATTAGATATAGATATAAATATTGACAAGGCTTGGAGAAGCTAGAGggatactcccttcgtctcacaGCGCAACCATAAATTTTGATCTatcgtcttatataaaaaaaattaaaaaaaattaaaaacataagtgacgcataaagtactatccACGTTTTATCattaataacaataaaagtaGTAATCATACAAgtatttaaaataagacggacaattaaaGTTGGATACACGAAAATTCATGGTTACGCTTAAAACGGGACCGGTGGGGATTATTGCTCTGCGAGAACCATCATGCGTACGCTCGACTTGTACCGGTTGCCTGACAAAAACCAGTAGATAGCGTTGGAAAAAGAAACCGGACAATTTCTTCAAACGCACAAGAAATATATATTCATGGTGATGTCAGTTTACACAATATTCGCTCTGCTTGCAAAGCCCAAGAACAACATATATGGCCGTTTCTGGACAGCAGGAACATACCGTCTTCTTGATAGTCCATTAATCTTAACTTGGATAGAGTCCATTAATGGTCATACCTCCATCAACCGAGATCGTCTGGCCAGTAATGTAACTGGAACCAGGCATGCAAAGAAAAGCAACCAGCGATGATACTTCTTCAGGTTCTCCAACACGCCTAAGTGGAGTTCGGCTCACCACAGCACCTTCAAAGTCCTTATTTGCCAAAAGCTGCATAAAACAATAAGAGGCCAAGGGTTCAGGGACCAGACATTCCATTTTCTAGCACCCCGCAAACAAAGGATAAATAGATAAGCTGGAGTAAAAGAAGAGTTCAGCGTGCAGTACTCAGGACACTTACACCTGTAGCTGTGCTACAACCTTTTTATATCGTGGAATATATTAACAGTATAAGAGGCAAATTTGGGACTAAGGAATAAGAGAAGTAGGGTGTGCGCTGTCACATTTTGAGGTAATCATGGGCATAGAGTAAAAAATGCACAATCATATTTATGATGTGCTTCTATGCTATCCAATTACAAATGAACATGAATGAACAAAACTTGATCAGCAGGTTAAGAAGGctataattaattttaaatcagcCTCAAGATGAAACTGAAGTCAAACAGAAAAGaaaggtggaaaaaaaaacaagtgaggCTGAGCTAGTTTCGGTTGGACATTTTTCCAACCCAAAGCTTGTGAAATCTGGTGACACTTTGTATagacaaattggtaaaataaatctAGCTTAGTCAGGTTCAGAAACAAGAAGATGGCAACCTTGATGCAAGTACAGTCGTATGTAGCCTGAATACCGTATCCTGACAATTAGTTGAATACTTGACTACATGTTCTGACTTAAAATGACAAGTATCCAAACATGATAAATCAGGATGGTTGATAAGCAAAAGCCTTACTCCTTCGGTAAGTGAAGTCCTGATATACCACGGGGCAATAGAGTTGGACCGTATGTTGTCTCTCGCCCATTCGCATGCTAGGTTCTTGGTTAATTGGTTGATTGCACCTAAACAATACCAATAACTGTTTAGAAAAGCTCAAGAAATTGAATGCACATTCACTGGTGAGCTAAAACAGTTACCTTTTGTCATAGCATAGAGAGAACCACTAAATACAGCTACCAATCCACAGACTGATGATATGAAAACAATGCTCCCTGACCCAGATGCTTTCAGAAGAGGATGCGAAAGTTGGCACAGATGATACGCAGATTCAAGATTAGTCGCCATCATAAAAGAGTATTCCTCGGCAGAAAATTCAGTGGTTGGCTTCCTTATGTTTGTCCCCACATTGTTTACCTAGACGACCAAATGAATTCAGGATAAATCAAAAGGAACGTTCAGATATTGAATAATCAGATAGCGTAATCaaatcaaaattataaaaaggaaAGGCACAATAAAACACATCTATGAGAAGATGTACATGGCATGcaaatcaagcaaacaaaacctGCACGATCAGTCTGTAAAATCCCATACCAATCAAAGATGTTAATTCAACTATGTGGATCGTTAGTACCATATAAAACTGAAAATTTGCATTTCTACTCGGTAACCATTGTTGCTGACATTGCATTTTAGAAGCATAATAACACAATTTTTCGGCCATTCGAACATGTGTTCTATCTCCAACAGGCCAGTTTGTTGGGCTCTAAATACAACCAAGTTACAACCATCATATATTGTGTGTGCACATTTGAGATAGGATTGCGAGAAAACAGCTCTTATGAAGATCACATTGCGCAACCAAGCAGGTCAAAATCTTTCTAtacttccccgcaaaaaaaaaaaaaaaaaatctttctaaACTTCTGAAGGGCTCTTTTATCTTCAGCTCTATTTGCCCTTTGAGTTATCTATACCAGCATTCTTTGTTTGGATGGGGAATAGTACGAGGGGTTTTAGGGACGAACTTTGACGCGAACATGCAACTCAATTGCAATATAGAAACGATAAAAGGGGTAATAAAGGAGAGACGAGAGAAGGGGAGTGACTTAGTCGTCTCACGAGGATATCGAGCTTGCCGCCGAAGAGGTCAGCGActtggcggaggaggcgctcaCGCTGGTCCCGAACCGAGAGATCGCAGACGGAGGTGGTGACGCGGAATCCCCGGGCCTCCCACTCCTTGAGGCGCTCGctcagctcctcctccttccgGGAGCATATGTGCACGGTGGCCCCCAGCGCCGCcagctcctccaccaccgcacgCCTGCCCATCACACGGATGGCACACAGCCTCAACCATCGGGGAATC from Oryza glaberrima chromosome 3, OglaRS2, whole genome shotgun sequence carries:
- the LOC127766868 gene encoding tropinone reductase homolog At5g06060-like isoform X1, encoding MAAAAETSAKVGAPRRWSLQGKRALVTGGTRGIGRAVVEELAALGATVHICSRKEEELSERLKEWEARGFRVTTSVCDLSVRDQRERLLRQVADLFGGKLDILVNNVGTNIRKPTTEFSAEEYSFMMATNLESAYHLCQLSHPLLKASGSGSIVFISSVCGLVAVFSGSLYAMTKGAINQLTKNLACEWARDNIRSNSIAPWYIRTSLTEGLLANKDFEGAVVSRTPLRRVGEPEEVSSLVAFLCMPGSSYITGQTISVDGGNRYKSSVRMMVLAEQ
- the LOC127766868 gene encoding tropinone reductase homolog At5g06060-like isoform X2, with the translated sequence MAAAAETSAKVGAPRRWSLQGKRALVTGGTRGIGRAVVEELAALGATVHICSRKEEELSERLKEWEARGFRVTTSVCDLSVRDQRERLLRQVADLFGGKLDILVNNVGTNIRKPTTEFSAEEYSFMMATNLESAYHLCQLSHPLLKASGSGSIVFISSVCGLVAVFSGSLYAMTKGAINQLTKNLACEWARDNIRSNSIAPWYIRTSLTEGLLANKDFEGAVVSRTPLRRVGEPEEVSSLVAFLCMPGSSYITGQTISVDGGMTINGLYPS